A window from Corynebacterium singulare encodes these proteins:
- a CDS encoding ABC transporter substrate-binding protein translates to MQRRNFLKITAGLGVAAFAAACSKQETAPREQAATSAASSSAAEQHQRVIALNTGQLDNLLMLRILPVGAAKAKNLGVVPDYIRNRFGSDFDLDSIADCGLRANPDLETIASLKPTLICANSRTDEAILEQLKAIAPVVTGKGGGENWKQDLLTIAEAVGKEDSAETLLAEYESNAKAWGEGLSSKPTVSFLRSKDDQFQLYGVNSMAGSVAADAGLPRPANQKQIEKAGQDISAEQLSEADADWIFYGVNAGAADPSQAAAWHSLKAVQANQAVSVDYESWYMNASLLSATIILQGLKDNIK, encoded by the coding sequence ATGCAACGACGTAACTTCCTCAAGATCACCGCCGGCCTCGGCGTCGCCGCCTTCGCTGCGGCCTGCTCCAAACAGGAGACTGCGCCGAGAGAGCAGGCGGCCACCTCCGCGGCATCGTCCAGTGCCGCCGAGCAGCACCAGCGCGTGATCGCGCTCAACACCGGCCAGCTGGACAACCTCCTCATGCTGCGCATTCTCCCGGTGGGCGCGGCCAAGGCCAAGAACCTAGGCGTCGTCCCGGACTACATCCGCAACCGCTTCGGCTCCGACTTCGATCTGGACTCCATCGCGGACTGCGGCCTACGCGCCAACCCGGATCTGGAGACCATCGCCTCCCTGAAGCCCACCCTCATCTGCGCTAACTCGCGTACGGACGAGGCCATCCTGGAGCAGCTCAAGGCCATCGCGCCCGTCGTCACCGGTAAGGGCGGCGGCGAGAACTGGAAGCAGGACCTCCTCACCATCGCCGAGGCCGTGGGCAAGGAGGACTCCGCCGAGACCCTCCTGGCCGAGTACGAGTCCAACGCCAAAGCCTGGGGCGAGGGCCTATCCTCCAAGCCCACCGTCTCCTTCCTGCGTTCCAAGGACGACCAGTTCCAGCTCTACGGGGTCAACTCCATGGCGGGCTCCGTGGCCGCCGATGCCGGCCTGCCCCGCCCCGCCAACCAAAAGCAGATTGAGAAGGCTGGCCAGGACATCTCCGCCGAGCAGCTCTCCGAGGCCGACGCCGACTGGATCTTCTACGGCGTCAACGCCGGCGCCGCCGACCCCTCGCAGGCCGCCGCGTGGCACTCTCTCAAGGCAGTGCAGGCCAACCAGGCCGTGTCCGTGGACTACGAGTCCTGGTACATGAACGCGTCCCTGCTCTCGGCCACCATCATCCTCCAGGGTCTGAAGGACAACATCAAGTAA
- a CDS encoding siderophore-interacting protein — MARNSRDREIYPITIRELQVDDIEDITPGMRRITLTGEQLRAHSAFGVDAPPLVSDGFDDDIRIIFPDPATGERPHPITREDATVLWQEEVKDLFRTYTVRSFDASQGRLVVDFARHGQGLAEDWSARARPGDPLYIAGPKSCAALPTHTPWLLMVGDETALPAIARCIESLPAGYRAVAIIEVATRAHVQRLEFEAQVDIHWQVRDEGGDFVAKATELYGEHPEWAAEPAAMPYVWAAGEAGRLKVIRRWVRALGIPREIVEITGYWRAMAPVQSEAGATATQAESAGQVTGTLSQGDSEGAETGAVTSHRNALVELHELTEMGSAILVRQAVGLGIFGLIDEGADRVDQLAEATGLQQELALRIARYLEAVGLVTLSADVALDSSAEDVADQRAVRIGLTALGSELANPDSPVRDWITGPAAAKTAALGQLGQALQNPADTGEHRWDYIVQTQPQLAVEEHEQAASSAQWSAPAAAEILSSKLLARQDAGSLRCAVGGPAAAVYADEILRKIPQANAVVLGSFSEAEDDARISVGATTAAMTEPGASAEEVMLRDIAPRRRDRARYSALHAPTVGRSGGDARRADWAGTVATLCEQVDAVVLVDPWRRWPAIELQQLVAAVLRSGAQLFLVTPVLQESGAEDHDYQEDLSRLVLYGSQLPTARVIAKHLAAVGAVVRSKQAVGWSAQLFEVGRGGR; from the coding sequence ATGGCGAGGAATAGCCGAGACAGGGAAATCTACCCCATTACGATCCGCGAACTGCAGGTCGATGACATCGAGGACATCACACCAGGGATGCGTCGCATTACTCTGACGGGCGAACAACTACGCGCCCATAGTGCGTTCGGCGTAGACGCACCACCGCTAGTCAGCGATGGTTTCGACGACGATATCCGCATCATCTTCCCAGACCCGGCCACCGGGGAGCGCCCTCACCCCATCACACGGGAGGACGCGACGGTGCTATGGCAAGAGGAAGTTAAAGATCTGTTTCGGACATATACCGTCCGTTCATTCGACGCCTCCCAGGGCCGTCTCGTCGTAGACTTCGCGCGGCATGGCCAAGGCTTGGCCGAGGACTGGTCCGCACGAGCTCGACCGGGAGATCCCCTGTATATCGCAGGGCCGAAGTCTTGCGCAGCGCTGCCCACCCACACTCCGTGGCTACTGATGGTGGGCGACGAGACGGCGCTGCCGGCGATTGCTCGCTGTATAGAGTCTTTGCCCGCCGGGTATAGGGCAGTGGCGATTATTGAGGTAGCCACGCGGGCACATGTCCAGCGACTGGAGTTCGAAGCACAGGTGGACATTCACTGGCAGGTGCGAGACGAGGGCGGGGACTTCGTGGCGAAAGCTACCGAGTTGTACGGAGAACACCCAGAGTGGGCGGCCGAGCCCGCTGCGATGCCCTATGTATGGGCTGCGGGAGAGGCCGGGCGATTGAAGGTGATCCGACGCTGGGTTCGAGCTCTGGGGATTCCGCGGGAAATCGTGGAGATTACGGGGTACTGGCGCGCAATGGCACCGGTGCAATCGGAAGCAGGGGCGACGGCTACGCAGGCTGAGAGTGCGGGGCAGGTTACGGGCACTCTGTCGCAGGGCGACAGTGAGGGGGCGGAGACAGGGGCTGTGACGAGCCACCGTAATGCGCTGGTTGAGCTGCATGAACTCACCGAAATGGGGTCGGCGATTCTGGTGCGCCAAGCCGTAGGGTTGGGGATTTTTGGCCTGATTGATGAGGGCGCGGATCGAGTGGATCAACTGGCCGAAGCAACTGGCCTGCAGCAGGAGCTGGCTCTCCGGATTGCGCGTTACCTGGAGGCAGTGGGGTTAGTGACGTTGTCGGCGGATGTAGCACTGGATAGCTCAGCGGAGGATGTGGCGGACCAACGGGCGGTTCGAATCGGCCTCACTGCGCTGGGCAGCGAGTTGGCAAACCCGGATTCTCCAGTAAGGGATTGGATTACCGGGCCGGCAGCCGCCAAGACCGCAGCACTTGGCCAGCTAGGGCAGGCACTGCAGAATCCGGCTGATACCGGCGAGCACCGCTGGGACTACATTGTGCAAACCCAGCCACAACTGGCCGTGGAGGAACACGAACAGGCGGCCTCCAGCGCTCAGTGGTCGGCCCCGGCCGCAGCGGAGATTCTGAGCAGCAAGCTACTAGCGCGACAGGATGCTGGCTCGCTTCGATGTGCGGTGGGAGGTCCGGCCGCGGCGGTGTATGCGGATGAGATTCTACGTAAGATACCGCAGGCCAACGCCGTGGTGTTGGGGTCGTTTTCGGAGGCAGAGGATGACGCAAGGATTTCAGTAGGCGCAACAACTGCAGCGATGACGGAGCCTGGGGCCAGCGCAGAGGAGGTTATGCTGCGCGATATTGCTCCACGCCGCCGGGATCGTGCTCGATATAGTGCACTGCACGCTCCAACGGTTGGGCGTAGCGGTGGGGATGCGCGCCGGGCGGATTGGGCTGGCACAGTGGCTACTTTGTGCGAGCAGGTAGATGCTGTGGTGCTGGTTGATCCGTGGCGACGTTGGCCAGCTATAGAGCTGCAGCAGCTGGTAGCTGCCGTACTACGTTCTGGGGCGCAGCTGTTCCTGGTGACCCCAGTGTTGCAGGAAAGCGGGGCCGAGGATCATGACTACCAGGAAGATTTATCACGCCTCGTTCTGTATGGATCGCAGCTGCCCACGGCCCGTGTGATTGCGAAGCACCTGGCTGCCGTGGGGGCGGTAGTGCGTTCGAAGCAGGCGGTGGGGTGGAGTGCCCAGCTGTTCGAGGTGGGGAGGGGAGGTAGGTAA
- a CDS encoding DUF4232 domain-containing protein — MKNLRALLSLSLLLPLAACSAGEEDSAAPSAVTTTVVHSADAPAGDDAADGTVGAGGTGGADAADTATADDVASGAAPGASGTAPAPASSTIPPLPEGACATSQLSAEITNEQGAAGSRLVDIVLTNTSGEECTLTGFPGVSAVTSNDGTQLGPAALRETGTEAATVTLAPGAQARAGLKITNVGLLDAAACQPQDADGLRIYPPENTDSLYVAVPGLQACAGEVDILSVQPITQLSP, encoded by the coding sequence GTGAAGAATCTGCGCGCACTCCTGTCCCTCAGCCTGCTGCTGCCACTCGCCGCGTGTTCCGCCGGTGAGGAGGACTCTGCGGCACCGTCGGCAGTCACGACCACCGTCGTTCACTCGGCCGACGCACCTGCGGGTGACGATGCCGCCGACGGCACTGTCGGTGCTGGCGGTACTGGCGGTGCTGACGCCGCCGATACCGCCACGGCCGACGACGTTGCTTCCGGGGCCGCTCCCGGCGCGTCCGGCACCGCACCAGCCCCAGCATCCTCCACTATCCCGCCCTTGCCCGAGGGCGCCTGCGCCACCTCCCAGCTCTCCGCCGAGATCACCAACGAGCAGGGAGCCGCTGGCTCCCGACTCGTCGACATCGTGCTGACCAATACCTCTGGCGAGGAGTGCACCCTCACGGGCTTCCCCGGCGTCTCCGCCGTCACCAGCAACGACGGCACTCAACTAGGCCCCGCCGCGCTGCGTGAGACCGGCACCGAAGCTGCCACCGTGACGCTGGCGCCAGGGGCCCAGGCCCGCGCGGGGCTCAAGATCACCAACGTGGGATTGCTCGACGCGGCGGCCTGCCAACCGCAGGACGCCGATGGCCTGCGGATCTATCCGCCCGAAAACACCGACAGCCTCTATGTCGCAGTGCCGGGCCTGCAGGCCTGCGCGGGCGAGGTCGACATCTTGTCTGTCCAGCCCATCACTCAGCTCTCCCCGTAA
- a CDS encoding FecCD family ABC transporter permease, with protein sequence MTSTTLPTPAAGTPRAAGHSRRLLGLALLVAALVALVFASLALGAKATSISELTQAWPTAWEILRGRTDTAQAAGTVGSSVAEIAGILATMRIPRTVLAIVVGAALGLAGTLVQGLTRNPLADPGLLGVNAGAALFVAAGIFLFGLTSMQSHLFLAFLGAGLAALLVFGLSAGGIGRGDTLGLVLAGSALSAVLVAATSAIVYIDPNALDTLRFWQAGSVTGRGFDIITPALVPLAIGAVLALALGPTLNILNLGAEAAQALGTNVARANILGFVAITLLAGAATAAAGPIGFIGLVVPHVARGITGPDYKWVTPYSALAGACLLLGADIVGRLIMRPGELQAGIVIALLGGPAFIWLVRHRTVVSL encoded by the coding sequence ATGACATCGACGACTCTGCCGACACCGGCCGCGGGCACCCCGCGCGCCGCGGGCCACAGCAGACGACTCCTCGGCCTAGCCCTCCTCGTGGCCGCACTCGTCGCCCTCGTCTTCGCCAGCCTGGCACTGGGCGCCAAGGCGACCTCCATCTCAGAGCTCACCCAGGCCTGGCCCACCGCCTGGGAGATCCTGCGCGGGCGCACCGACACCGCCCAGGCCGCCGGCACCGTGGGCAGCAGCGTCGCCGAGATCGCCGGAATCCTTGCCACCATGCGCATCCCGCGCACCGTGCTCGCCATCGTCGTCGGAGCTGCGCTCGGACTAGCCGGCACACTCGTGCAAGGTCTGACCCGCAACCCGCTCGCGGACCCTGGCCTACTCGGCGTCAATGCGGGCGCCGCACTCTTCGTCGCGGCTGGCATCTTCCTCTTCGGGCTGACGTCCATGCAGTCACACCTTTTCCTCGCCTTCCTCGGCGCGGGCCTGGCGGCGCTGCTCGTCTTCGGGCTCTCCGCCGGCGGCATCGGTCGCGGCGACACCCTGGGCCTCGTCCTCGCGGGTTCCGCCCTGTCCGCCGTCCTCGTGGCGGCCACGTCGGCCATCGTCTACATCGATCCCAACGCGCTCGACACCCTCCGCTTCTGGCAAGCGGGGTCCGTCACCGGACGCGGCTTCGACATCATCACCCCTGCGCTCGTGCCGCTCGCCATCGGCGCGGTACTAGCGCTGGCGCTGGGCCCGACGCTCAACATCCTCAATCTGGGCGCGGAGGCCGCGCAGGCGCTGGGCACCAACGTTGCCCGCGCCAATATCCTGGGCTTCGTGGCCATCACCCTGCTGGCCGGCGCGGCCACGGCAGCCGCGGGCCCCATCGGCTTCATCGGTCTCGTGGTGCCCCACGTCGCCCGCGGCATCACCGGCCCGGACTACAAGTGGGTGACCCCCTACTCCGCGCTGGCGGGTGCCTGCCTGTTGCTCGGCGCCGACATCGTGGGCCGCCTCATCATGCGCCCCGGCGAGCTCCAGGCGGGCATCGTCATCGCGCTGCTCGGCGGGCCGGCGTTTATCTGGCTCGTCCGGCACCGAACGGTGGTGAGCCTGTAA
- a CDS encoding ABC transporter ATP-binding protein, whose amino-acid sequence MNARLSAYSVSVGYGDTVISRDVTLDIPDGQVTTLIGANGCGKSTLLRGLSHLLPLSAGSVTLDGKKLGDYSSRELATRLSMLPQSPITPAGVTVADLVARGRHPHQSWLQQWSASHSAAVDEAMALTNVFQLRDRPVDSLSGGQRQRVWIAMVLAQDTDIVFLDEPTTYLDLAHSIDVLELVSTLNKEQGKTIVMVLHDLNLAARYSDNLVLMKDGSVTALGSPESTITPQALRDVFGLDSRVIEDPVTGGPLIVPERP is encoded by the coding sequence ATGAACGCTCGACTTTCCGCGTACTCCGTCTCCGTCGGTTATGGCGATACCGTCATCAGCCGCGACGTCACACTCGACATCCCCGACGGCCAGGTCACCACGCTCATCGGCGCCAACGGCTGCGGCAAGTCGACCCTCCTGCGCGGCCTGTCCCACTTGCTCCCACTGTCGGCGGGCTCCGTCACCCTCGACGGGAAGAAGCTGGGTGACTACTCCTCCCGAGAGCTAGCCACGCGCTTGTCGATGCTCCCCCAGTCCCCCATCACCCCTGCCGGCGTCACCGTCGCAGACCTCGTGGCCCGCGGCAGGCACCCGCACCAGTCCTGGCTGCAGCAGTGGTCCGCCTCCCACTCCGCCGCCGTGGACGAGGCCATGGCGCTCACCAACGTCTTTCAGCTGCGCGACCGCCCCGTGGACTCCCTGTCCGGCGGCCAGCGCCAGCGCGTGTGGATAGCCATGGTCCTGGCTCAGGACACCGACATCGTCTTCCTCGACGAGCCCACCACCTACCTGGACCTGGCGCACTCCATCGACGTCCTCGAGCTCGTCTCCACGCTCAATAAGGAACAGGGCAAGACCATCGTCATGGTGCTCCACGATCTCAACCTAGCCGCCCGCTACTCGGACAACCTCGTCCTCATGAAGGACGGCTCCGTCACGGCCCTGGGCTCGCCCGAGTCCACCATCACGCCGCAGGCCCTGCGCGACGTCTTCGGCCTGGACTCCCGCGTCATCGAGGACCCCGTCACCGGCGGGCCGCTCATCGTGCCGGAGCGCCCATAG
- a CDS encoding FecCD family ABC transporter permease — protein sequence MKYLSLGKFSFLYHPRTQAWTAAIVVASALVWVISLGIGEFPLNPAEVIGVLAGGGNKLERTVVIDWRLARSLVGLAVGAALGLSGAITQRIARNGLASPDILGINQGATVAAVAIMVFGGSAGAGGAFAAYVGIPLAAMAGGLATGAAIWMLSRRGGVDMFRLVLVGIGGNAFLHALVTYMLAATDLNTAAAAKVWMVGSLNGCTFEHLWPTLGMLVVCGLVLARIAIDLPALELGEDSAQALGTPLKKINAALLIVSVLLAAVTVSAVGPVGFVAFVSPQIAARLARVGAPSLGASAAMGALIVCVSDLIARCAFGWEIPVGIITSVIGGPFLIWLLWQQTRTRK from the coding sequence ATGAAGTACCTCAGCCTCGGAAAGTTCAGCTTCCTCTACCACCCGCGCACGCAAGCCTGGACCGCGGCCATCGTGGTCGCGAGCGCGCTCGTGTGGGTCATCAGCCTCGGCATCGGCGAATTCCCCCTTAACCCCGCCGAGGTCATCGGCGTTCTGGCGGGCGGCGGAAACAAGCTCGAGCGCACCGTCGTCATCGACTGGCGCCTGGCCCGCTCGCTCGTGGGTCTAGCCGTCGGCGCCGCGCTGGGGCTCTCCGGCGCCATCACGCAGCGCATCGCCCGCAACGGCCTGGCCAGCCCGGACATCCTGGGCATCAACCAGGGCGCCACCGTGGCGGCCGTGGCCATCATGGTCTTCGGAGGATCTGCCGGGGCCGGCGGGGCGTTCGCCGCCTACGTCGGCATCCCGCTCGCCGCCATGGCCGGCGGTCTCGCCACCGGCGCGGCCATCTGGATGCTGTCCCGGCGCGGCGGGGTGGATATGTTCCGCCTCGTCCTCGTGGGCATCGGCGGCAACGCGTTCCTCCACGCCCTGGTCACGTACATGTTGGCCGCCACAGATCTCAACACCGCGGCCGCGGCCAAGGTGTGGATGGTCGGCTCGCTCAACGGCTGCACCTTCGAGCACCTATGGCCCACCCTGGGCATGCTCGTGGTGTGTGGCCTAGTACTAGCCCGCATCGCCATCGATCTGCCCGCGCTGGAGCTCGGCGAGGATTCCGCCCAAGCCCTCGGCACCCCCTTGAAGAAGATCAACGCGGCACTGCTCATCGTCTCAGTTCTACTGGCCGCGGTGACCGTCTCCGCCGTGGGCCCGGTGGGCTTCGTGGCCTTCGTCTCCCCGCAGATCGCCGCGCGTCTGGCGCGGGTCGGGGCGCCGTCCCTGGGGGCATCGGCGGCCATGGGCGCGCTCATCGTGTGCGTGTCCGACCTCATCGCCCGCTGTGCCTTCGGCTGGGAGATCCCGGTGGGCATCATCACCTCGGTCATCGGCGGACCTTTCCTCATCTGGCTGCTCTGGCAGCAAACTCGAACACGAAAGTAG